In the genome of Triticum urartu cultivar G1812 chromosome 5, Tu2.1, whole genome shotgun sequence, one region contains:
- the LOC125510193 gene encoding homeobox-leucine zipper protein HOX6-like: MEQGEEDGDWMVEPAAGKKGGAMIDRKKRFSEEQIKSLESMFATQTKLEPRQKLQLARELGLQPRQVAIWFQNKRARWKSKQLERQYAALRDDYDALLSSYDQLKKDKQALLNQLEKLAEMLREPGGAKCGDNAGAAARDDVRLAVAGMSMKDEFVDAGGASKLYSASEGCGGSGKLSLFGEEDDDAGLFLRPSLQLPTAHDGGFTASGPAEYQQQSPSSFPFHSSWPSSAAEQTCSSSQWWEFESPSE; encoded by the exons ATGGAGCAgggggaggaggacggggactGGATGGTGgagccggcggcggggaagaagggCGGGGCGATGATCGACCGGAAGAAGCGCTTCAGCGAGGAGCAGATCAAGTCGCTCGAGTCCATGTTCGCCACGCAGACCAAGCTGGAGCCCCGGCAGAAGCTGCAGCTGGCCCGGGAGCTCGGCCTGCAGCCGCGCCAGGTCGCCATCTGGTTCCAGAACAAGCGCGCGCGCTGGAAGTCCAAGCAGCTCGAGCGCCAGTACGCCGCGCTCCGCGACGACTACGACGCGCTCCTCTCCAGCTACGACCAGCTCAAGAAGGACAAGCAAGCGCTCCTCAACCAG CTGGAGAAGCTGGCGGAGATGCTGCGGGAGCCGGGCGGGGCCAAGTGCGGAGATAATGCCGGCGCGGCCGCCAGGGACGACGTGCGCCTGGCCGTGGCCGGCATGAGCATGAAGGACGAGTTCGTGGACGCCGGCGGGGCCAGCAAGCTCTACTCGGCGTCCGagggctgcggcggcagcggcaaGCTCTCGCTCTTcggcgaggaggacgacgacgcGGGCCTCTTCCTCCGGCCCTCGCTGCAGCTGCCAACCGCGCACGACGGCGGCTTCACGGCGTCGGGGCCGGCCGAGTACCAGCAGCAGTCGCCGTCGTCGTTCCCGTTCCACTCGAGCTGGCCGTCGTCCGCGGCGGAGCAGACCTGCAGCAGCTCCCAATGGTGGGAGTTCGAGTCCCCGAGCGAGTAG